In Enoplosus armatus isolate fEnoArm2 chromosome 2, fEnoArm2.hap1, whole genome shotgun sequence, one DNA window encodes the following:
- the tekt4 gene encoding LOW QUALITY PROTEIN: tektin-4 (The sequence of the model RefSeq protein was modified relative to this genomic sequence to represent the inferred CDS: deleted 2 bases in 1 codon) — MCNQATPNKHTAWSPATVLQLFTTDAALKLIADRFFPFDLKFNCKKKKKKKMSSEVLVSRPHYDSRAVAQGVSEKEPPVEIPQPSAGSATAGYRSAKYTPAEWFSNYHTILQQAGTDRHEARSIQRESKTVYQHTESATLKTQADGTRLLGERLQEIHHWRSELQRHIDQLLADTESLRALKTRLEKALDATETPYAIATDNLNCRARRPGPDLVRDTVEEELLKEVDLIRSVQALLKRTTAQVVSQIKMNREAKQTLESDWSDKYQAYNFDDHSGRCSNMSPDAQHHPSSAAMQDQVCNCTSWTKFTQDNLSKALQEEQTTSSLRVLVERVLQDTTEDLRVQCSSVDRAFSQRCVELIEAKTQLELKLAQTLEQIGAQERNIVALQQAIHNKEAPLRVVQSRLYLRSLRPNMELCRDEPQLSLEGEVRQIDATLASLHQQLNEARGSLSHLEESRITVEKDINCKTHSLFIERDKCMTHRKRYPAISTLSGY; from the exons ATGTGTAACCAGgcaacaccaaacaaacacacagcttggTCTCCTGCA ACTGTACTGCAGCTGTTCACCACTGATGCTGCTCTGAAACTGATCGCTGATCGTTTCTTCCCCTTCGACCTGAaatttaattgtaaaaaaaaaaaaaaaaaaaagatgagctCTGAGGTTTTAGTGTCAAGGCCACACTATGACAGCAGAGCTGTGGCTCAGGGGGTCTCAGAGAAAGAGCCTCCTGTGGAGATCCCGCAGCCGTCCGCAGGCTCAGCCACAGCGGGGTACCGCTCCGCTAAATACACGCCGGCTGAGTGGTTCTCCAACTACCACACCATCCTTCAGCAGGCCGGTACCGACCGCCACGAAGCCCGGAGCATCCAGCGAGAGTCCAAAACTGTGTACCAGCACACCGAGTCGGCCACTTTGAAGACACAGGCCGACGGAACACGTCTTCTGGGAGAGAGACTACAGGAGATCCACCACTGGAGGTCTGAGCTGCAGCGGCACATCGACCAGCTGCTGGCCGACACGGAGTCACTGCGGGCGCTGAAGACGCGGCTGGAGAAGGCGCTAGACGCCACCGAGACTCCGTACGCCATCGCCACCGATAATCTGAACTGCAGGGCCAGAAGACCGGGACCAGACCTGGTCAGGGACACTGTGGAGGAAGAGCTGTTAAAG gaaGTGGACTTGATCAGGAGCGTCCAGGCTCTTCTGAAGAGAACTACAGCTCAGGTTGTCAGTCAGATCAA gatgaaCAGAGAGGCCAAGCAGACGTTAGAGTCGGACTGGTCTGATAAGTACCAGGCCTACAACTTTGATGACCACAGTGGAAGATGCAGCAACATGAGCCCAGATGCACAGCACCACCCCAGCTCAGCCGCCATGCAGGACCA GGTGTGTAACTGCACATCGTGGACAAAGTTTACACAAGACAACCTGTCCAAGGCCTTGCAGGAAGAGCAGACCACCAGCAGCCTCAG agtgctGGTGGAGCGAGTGCTGCAAGACACCACTGAGGATCTGAGAGTCCAGTGCTCCAGTGTGGACCGAGCCTTCAGCCAGCGTTGTGTGGAGCTGATAGAGGCCAAGACCCAGCTGGAGCTGAAGCTCGCACAG ACCTTGGAGCAGATTGGGGCCCAGGAGAGGAACATTGTGGCTCTACAGCAAGCCATCCACAACAAAGAGGCTCCACTGAGAGTGGTTCAGTCCAGACTTTACCTCCGCTCGCTCAGACCCAACATGGAGCTCTGCAGAGATGAACCCCAgctcag TTTGGAAGGGGAGGTGAGGCAGATCGACGCCACTCTGGCGTCTCTGCACCAGCAGCTGAATGAAGCCAGAGGCTCGCTGTCCCACCTGGAGGAGTCACGGATTACCGTTGAGAAGGACATAAACTGTAAAACCCACTCCCTGTTCATCGAGAGAGACAAGTGCATGACTCACCGTAAACGATACCCAGCGATCTCCACACTGTCAGGATACTGA
- the LOC139293775 gene encoding lysyl oxidase homolog 4-like, whose amino-acid sequence MLGLSSLSTLLLLLLLSPPPLSAQEVLVRLAGVGRRNANEGRVEVFYNGAWGTVCDDEVDINLANVVCRQLGFQRGFTWAHSAKFGEGQGLIWLDNVRCRGAELSIADCRSNGWGINDCTHAEDLGVICSPERRPSSPSVPLEEAPSSSRRQPRQRNPPQPQSASPSAPAQISSSSARGHEIALNRNPTSSRRSIISPQENGHEIQILRRNRGGSRAGPQVSSALPQGHQLPSHLANGASYRQRQETARTSPQAVRREAEGQVDRQSQPQQRSDRHQQLSGNHVEPEPVYPDMGQETDAHTQGSGHLEEARLRPVLSSNHGGLVTEGVLEVRHAGRWRHVCNHGWDLSSSRVACGMLGFPAAEAFDQNAYRKLWDSKLADPSSRLRTQISKKAYWVEKVQCQGVEVSLSQCQAQLSIPRSDVPCRGGMHAVVRCVPGSQFTRYGRAPAPPAVPPVVRLKAGPRVGEGRVEVLKEGKWGTVCDHLWGITAASVVCRELGFGTAKEALTKAQLGQGTGLIHMNSVQCTGREKSITECTYRQVPLYTCKHSQDVAVRCNVPNTGMQATVRLAGGREPAEGRVEVLMEVSGVKRWGSVCSENWGINEAMVVCRQLGLGFASRAHQETWYWPGSSDAREVVLSGTHCIGTEMSIQQCRKNTNVYCPRGGDGRAAGVTCVETAPDLVLDAQLVQETAYLEDRPLHLLTCANEENCLSSSAARMNWPYGHRRLLRFSSRIMNLGRADFRPRATRESWTWHQCHRHYHSIEVFTHYDLLTFNGTKVAEGHKASFCLEDTYCPDGIHKRYACYNMGQQGISVGCWDTYRHDIDCQWIDITDIRPGEYIFQVEVNPSLDMAESDFQNNVMRCRCKYDGARVYMFGCHAGDAYSAEVEDLFDHQRQISNNFL is encoded by the exons atGCTAGGCCTCAGCTCCCTGtccacactcctcctcctgcttctcctctccccccctccgCTGTCTGCCCAAGAGGTGCTTGTGCGTCTAGCAGGCGTAGGCCGGCGCAATGCCAACGAGGGACGTGTGGAGGTGTTCTACAATGGCGCATGGGGCACAGTGTGTGATGACGAGGTGGATATCAACCTGGCCAACGTGGTGTGCCGACAGCTGGGCTTCCAACGCGGCTTTACCTGGGCGCACAGTGCAAAGTTTGGCGAGGGACAAG GTTTGATCTGGTTGGACAATGTGCGCTGCAGAGGTGCAGAGCTCTCTATTGCAGACTGTCGCTCCAATGGTTGGGGAATCAATGACTGCACCCACGCTGAGGACCTGGGGGTCATTTGCAGCCCAGAAAGGAGACCGAGCTCCCCATCTGTCCCCTTGGAGGaggctccctcctcctccaggcgCCAGCCAAGACAGAGAAACCCACCACAGCCACAGTCTGCGTCCCCTTCAGCTCCAGCCCaaatctcctcttcttctgcaagAGGCCATGAGATTGCCCTCAATCGCAACCCAACTTCTTCCCGTCGCAGCATCATCTCACCGCAGGAAAATGGCCACGAAATCCAGATCTTGCGTCGGAATCGAGGCGGTTCCAGAGCAGGCCCGCAGGTCAGCTCGGCTCTGCCACAAGGGCACCAGCTACCTTCACATCTGGCAAACGGCGCATCCTACAGGCAGAGGCAGGAGACAGCGAGGACCAGTCCACAGGCAGTGAGACGAGAGGCAGAGGGACAGGTAGACAGGCAGTCCCAGCCCCAGCAGAGGAGTGACAGGCATCAGCAGCTCAGTGGGAACCATGTCGAACCAGAGCCTGTGTATCCAGACATGGGACAGGAGACTGATGCGCACACACag GGATCCGGTCACTTAGAGGAGGCTCGTCTAAGGCCTGTGCTGTCCAGTAACCATGGCGGTCTGGTGACGGAAGGAGTGCTGGAAGtgaggcatgctgggaggtGGCGTCACGTGTGTAACCATGGCTGGGACCTCAGCAGCAGCCGTGTCGCATGTGGCATGTTAGGATTCCCTGCTGCAGAAGCGTTTGACCAAAATGCCTACAG gaAACTGTGGGACTCCAAGTTAGCTGATCCGTCCTCCAG GCTGAGGACACAGATCAGTAAGAAGGCCTACTGGGTGGAGAAGGTGCAGTGTCAGGGCGTGGAGGTCTCTCTGTCGCAGTGCCAGGCTCAGCTGTCAATCCCCAGGAGTGATGTCCCATGCCGCGGTGGCATGCACGCTGTGGTCCGCTGTGTCCCTGGATCCCAGTTCACGCGCTATGGCAGAGCACCTGCGCCGCCTGCTGTGCCG CCGGTCGTGCGTCTGAAGGCGGGGCCCCGGGTCGGAGAGGGCCGTGTTGAGGTGCTGAAGGAGGGGAAGTGGGGCACCGTGTGTGACCACCTGTGGGGCATCACTGCAGCCAGCGTGGTCTGCAGAGAGCTGGGCTTTGGGACGGCCAAAGAGGCCCTCACCAAGGCTCAGCTGGGACAGG GTACTGGTCTCATCCACATGAACAGCGTGCAGTGTACCGGCAGGGAGAAGTCGATTACAGAGTGTACCTACAGACAGGTGCCACTCTACACCTGCAAACACAGCCAGGATGTGGCCGTCCGCTGCAACGTGCCCAACACTGGCATGCAGGCCACg GTGCGTCTGGCAGGAGGTAGAGAGCCAGCTGAGGGCCGTGTGGAGGTGCTGATGGAGGTCAGTGGGGTGAAGCGTTGGGGCTCCGTTTGTAGTGAAAACTGGGGCATCAACGAGGCCATGGTGGTCTGTCGACAGCTGGGCTTGGGCTTCGCCTCAAGAGCTCATCAG GAGACCTGGTACTGGCCTGGTTCTTCAGACGCCCGTGAGGTGGTTCTGAGTGGAACTCACTGCATCGGCACTGAGATGTCCATCCAGCAGTGTcgcaaaaacacaaatgtctaCTGTCCTAGAGGAGGAGATGGCAGGGCTGCAGGAGTCACGTGCGTAGAAA CTGCTCCTGACCTGGTCCTGGATGCCCAGCTCGTCCAAGAGACGGCCTACCTGGAGGACCGACCCCTCCACCTGCTGACCTGCGCTAATGAGGAGAACTGcctgtcctcctctgctgcccgGATGAACTGGCCCTACGGACACCGCCGCCTGCTGCGCTTCTCCTCCCGCATCATGAATCTGGGCCGCGCCGACTTCCGACCCCGAGCCACCAGAGAAAGCTGGACATGGCACCAGTGTCACAG GCACTACCACAGCATTGAGGTGTTCACCCACTACGACCTGCTGACCTTCAATGGGACCAAGGTGGCTGAAGGTCACAAGGCCAGCTTCTGTCTGGAGGACACCTACTGTCCCGATG gtATCCATAAGCGGTATGCCTGCTATAACATGGGACAGCAGGGTATCTCAGTCGGCTGCTGGGACACCTACCGCCACGATATTGACTGCCAGTGGATCGACATCACAGACATACGGCCTGGTGAATACATCTTCCAG